The following are encoded in a window of Hypomesus transpacificus isolate Combined female unplaced genomic scaffold, fHypTra1 scaffold_31, whole genome shotgun sequence genomic DNA:
- the mymk gene encoding protein myomaker, which yields MGAFIAKMLLPTVSSLVFLPAASVATKRGFYMEAMVYFFTMFFTAIYHACDGPGLSILCFMKYDILEYFSVYGTAVSMWVTLIALGDFDEPRRSTLTMFGALTSGVRIYQDRLGYGIYAGPIGTAVFMITVKWLQKMKENRGLYPEKSVYTQQVGPGCCFGALALMLRFYFEEWDYAYVHSFYHLSLAVSFVLLLPKKNRFAGTGQNPVKLNCYTLCCCTPMPSSAKSPKDKKKKSPSRTVWTVPRERPWIRACSTPTLPLYNPPSTPVHKGLDVSRLKELNGWK from the exons ATGGGTGCCTTCATAGCCAAGATGCTGCTGCCGACCGTGAGCAGCCTGGTGTTCCTTCCTGCGGCCAGCGTGGCCACCAAGAGAGGATTCTACATGGAGGCCATGGTCTACTTCTTCACCATGTTCTTCACTGCG ATATACCACGCGTGTGATGGACCAGGACTGTCCATTCTGTGTTTCATGAAGTACGATATCCTGGAGTACTTCAGTGTGTATGGCACAGCTGTCTCTATGTGGGTCACTCTGATCG CTTTGGGAGACTTTGACGAGCCAAGGAGATCCACTTTGACCATGTTTGGGGCGCTGACCAGTGGTGTGAGAATCTATCAGGATCGCCTAGGTTACGGAATCTACGCTGGACCAATTGGAACAGCTGTGTTCATGATCACTGTCAAATGG TTACAGAAAATGAAGGAGAACCGAGGCCTGTACCCAGAGAAGAGTGTTTACACGCAGCAGGTTGGACCAGGCTGCTGCTTCGGTGCCCTCGCTCTCATGCTCCGTTTCTACTTTGAG GAGTGGGACTACGCCTACGTCCACAGCTTCTACCACCTGTCCCTGGCTGTGTCCTTTGTGCTGCTGCTACCCAAGAAGAACCGCTTCGCAGGAACGGGTCAAAACCCGGTCAAGCTGAACTGCTACACCCTCTGCTGCTGT ACGCCCATGCCTTCCTCTGCTAAGTCTCcaaaggacaagaagaagaagtccCCTTCACGGACGGTTTGGACGGTGCCCCGGGAGCGTCCGTGGATACGGGCCTGcagcacccccaccctccccctgtaCAACCCTCCGTCCACACCCGTCCACAAAGGGCTGGACGTCAGCaggctgaaggagctgaacggaTGGAAGTGA
- the LOC124463849 gene encoding tetratricopeptide repeat protein 16 — protein sequence MDGQALERVTKNQQKQPEPKDQGVFPTSLSEQELVEARRKSALSRILGSSCIFRTPENRIERPDLQAHLIIRNKANEHYENGAEAITKSQFSKAVNCFYKAINLQPKQTELYVSQAEAFLQMCDFQSAVVSYKQACLLASEAKPFQTRMAFIYYLQGQCLYDQGMFLGALESFTKAAELKPDFRSYHVRRLACLTALGHYGDCLKLVTSWLDAGCQTSDLFTLRARLYKQLNQVAPCYHDLKSALALNPGCSEAGECLRGLEEVSDRAKQMAVRRVLAGELPGALASINSALEHCPENGHHYLFRGILYRRLKDFTAAIEDLVLAVELSEAGERDPEGDDTQEDLKAVQEDAKAQLVLTYNDFAVHCYSHGHYAEAAMLLTKAIAEQKEERGLYINRGDCFFKQAEWEFAMADYQQAQEMASDDHSIWVRLAVIHNTRGILLYQERKGSIKYNPGVSQYYENRAKAQQKVPNMEGAKHDAICTLILDPTNDQVVPLLLSLFPGCSVSDVLSSETSRTVRAQLMDTIQACKQTLPTEPSLCRGFDRITLSQGSDSQSDNQSEDWSDAGEELNHCVAQPEMFHEVIRNNKQVKQAVRLALERRPPLHYAGPRLAPVLKVELEQSALSSEKRPYNWRKFKGF from the exons ATGGACGGTCAAGCTCTCGAAAGAGTGACCAAAAACCAACAAAAG CAGCCAGAGCCAAAGGACCAAGGGGTGTTCCCTACTTCTCTGTCAGAGCAGGAGCTTGTGGAGGCCAGACGTAAAAGCGCCCTCAGTCGCATCCTCGGTTCCAGCTGCATCTTCAGGACACCTGAAAACAGAATAGAACGCCCTGACCTCCAAGCTCATCTCATCATCAGAAACAAAGCCAATGAACA CTATGAAAATGGAGCGGAGGCTATTACCAAATCCCAGTTTTCTAAAGCTGTGAACTGCTTTTACAAAGCTATCAATCTTCAGCCAAAACAG ACGGAACTGTACGTAAGCCAAGCAGAGGCCTTCCTTCAGATGTGCGACTTTCAGTCTGCAGTCGTTAGCTACAAACAGGCTTGTCTCCTGGCGTCGGAAGCAAAGCCCTTCCAAACTCGCATGGCGTTTATCTACTACCTCCAG GGCCAGTGTTTGTACGACCAGGGGATGTTCCTGGGTGCCCTGGAGTCCTTTACCAAGGCTGCAGAGCTCAAGCCGGACTTCAGGTCTTATCACGTGAGAAG ACTGGCTTGTCTGACAGCTCTTGGGCACTATGGTGACTGTCTCAAACTGGTCACTAGCTGGCTGGATGCAGGCTGTCAGACCTCTGACCTCTTCACTCTGAGAGCTCGGCTCTACAAACAACTCAACCAG GTGGCACCGTGTTACCATGAtctgaaatcagctctggcccTGAACCCTGGCTGCTCGGAGGCCGGGGAGTGTCTCAGGGGCCTGGAGGAGGTCAGCGACAGGGCCAAGCAGATGGCAGTCAGGAGGGTCTTGGCAGGAGAGCTACCAGGAGCTCTGGCCAGTATCAACTCTGCTCTGGAGCACTGTCCAGAGAATGGGCATCACTACCTCTTCAG GGGGATTTTATACCGGCGGCTGAAGGACTTCACGGCTGCTATCGAAGACCTGGTCCTGGCCGTGGAGCTGagcgaggcaggggagagggacccGGAAGGGGACGACACCCAGGAGGATCTGAAGGCGGTGCAGGAGGACGCCAAAGCTCAACTGGTCCTCACCTACAACGACTTTGCGGTGCACTGCTACTCCCACGGTCACTACGCCGAAGCGGCCATGTTGCTAACCAAAGCGATTGCAGAACAGAAGGAAGAACGTGGCCTGTACATAAACAGAGGAG ACTGCTTTTTCAAGCAGGCTGAGTGGGAGTTTGCCATGGCCGACTACCAGCAGGCTCAGGAGATGGCTTCAGATGACCACTCAATATGGGTCCGCCTCGCTGTCATCCACAACACCCGGGGCATACTACTCTACCAGGAGCG GAAGGGATCCATCAAGTACAACCCAGGGGTCAGTCAGTACTATGAGAACAGGGCCAAAGCCCAGCAGAAGGTGCCTAACATGGAGGGTGCCAAGCATGATGCCATCTGTACCCTGATCCTGGATCCCACTAATGATCAG gtggtccCGCTGCTCTTGAGCCTGTTCCCAGGCTGCTCAGTGTCAGATGTGCTCTCCAGTGAGACGTCCAGGACCGTCAGAGCCCAGCTGATGGACACCATCCAGGCCTGCAAACAAACTCTCCCCACTGAACCAAG TCTTTGCAGGGGCTTTGACAGGATAACCCTATCACAGGGCTCCGACAGCCAGTCAGACAACCAATCGGAGGATTGGTCTGACGCGGGGGAGGAGCTTAACCATTGTGTGGCCCAACCGGAGATGTTCCACGAGGTCATCAGGAACAACAAGCAG GTGAAGCAAGCAGTCCGATTGGCCTTGGAGCGtcgtccgcctcttcactatgCTGGGCCCCGCTTGGCCCCTGTCTTGAAGGTGGAACTGGAGCAGTCTGCCCTGAGCTCTGAGAAAAGGCCCTATAACTGGAGGAAGTTTAAGGGCTTTTGA
- the slc2a8 gene encoding solute carrier family 2, facilitated glucose transporter member 8 → MDIQSETTRLLHAEDGEENHETGLRSEQDLYLDKVKNGKLYLATFAAVLGPLSFGFVLGYSSPAIPELSKETDPRIRLDDNEASWFGSIVTIGAALGGLLGGWMVDKIGRKLSLMLCSVPFVFGFVVIIAAQNVWMLYLGRVLTGLASGVTSLVVPLYISEMAHERVRGTMGSCVQLMVVTGIMGAYLAGLWLDWRWLAICGSIPPTLMVVFMCFMPETPRFLLSQGKRPEAEKALRFLRGPDAPVEWECARIEVSAHETGGTLCLADLKNPEVYKPLGVGVMLMLFQQLTGINAIMFYAETIFEEAHFKRSDIATVVVAATQVVFTAVAALIMDKAGRKILLIISGVAMSISTAVFGVYFKLSSQQHSNSSAPELSLLLTGQGQLCQDPQADLAWLALTSMGLFITGFALGWGPIPWLVMSEIFPTKVRGFASSLCVLSNWGSAFIITKTFQDLMGLLTSAGTFWLFSGMCALNIIFTTIFVPETKGKTLEQIQAYFKGTPL, encoded by the exons ATGGATATACAGAGTGAGACTACACGACTGCTTCATGCAGAAGATGGAGAAGAGAACCATGAAACAGGACTGCGGTCGGAGCAGGATTTATATCTTGA TAAAGTGAAGAATGGCAAGTTGTACCTGGCCACATTCGCGGCTGTCCTGGGTCCTCTAAGCTTTGGCTTTGTGTTAGGATACAGTTCCCCCGCCATTCCAGAACTAAGCAAAGAAACTGACCCTCGGATACGACTGGATGACAACGAGGCCTCTTGGTTTGGG TCAATCGTGACAATAGGTGCCGCTTTAGGAGGCCTTTTGGGTGGCTGGATGGTAGACAAGATTGGGAGGAAGCTGAGTCTCATGTTATGCTCCGTACCTTTTGTCTTTGGATTTGTCGTCATCATAGCTGCTCAGAATGTGTGGATGCTGTACCTTGGACGGGTACTCACTGGATTGGCCAGTGGGGTTACATCGCTTGTGGTCCCA CTATACATCTCTGAGATGGCACACGAACGAGTGCGTGGAACTATGGGCTCCTGCGTTCAGCTGATGGTGGTGACGGGAATCATGGGAGCGTACCTTGCAG GGCTGTGGTTGGACTGGCGCTGGCTGGCTATCTGCGGCTCTATCCCCCCTACCCTGATGGTGGTCTTCATGTGCTTCATGCCGGAAACGCCCAGGTTCCTGCTGTCGCAGGGCAAGCGCCCCGAGGCCGAGAAGGCCCTGCGCTTCCTGAGGGGACCCGACGCTCCCGTCGAGTGGGAGTGCGCCCGCATCGAGGTGTCTGCACACGAGACG GGGGGAACATTGTGTTTAGCTGACCTAAAGAACCCTGAAGTATACAAGCCCCTTGGAGTGGGCGTCATGCTAATGCTCTTTCAGCAGCTCACGGGCATCAACGCCATTATGTTCTATGCAGAGACCATATTTGAAGAGGCCCATTTTAAG AGGAGTGACATTGCCACAGTAGTGGTGGCAGCAACCCAGGTGGTGTTCACAGCAGTAGCAGCCTTGATCATGGACAAGGCTGGAAGAAAgatcctcctcatcatctcaG GAGTTGCCATGTCTATCAGCACAGCTGTGTTTGGGGTCTACTTCAAGCTGTCCAGCCAGCAGCACAGTAATAGCTCAGCCCCAGAGCTTAGTCTATTGTTGACTGGCCAAGGCCAGCTCTGTCAGGATCCTCAGGCTGATCTGGCCTGGCTTGCACTCACCAGCATGGGCCTTTTCATCACAG GTTTTGCACTGGGTTGGGGTCCTATCCCCTGGCTGGTGATGTCAGAGATCTTCCCAACCAAAGTCAGGGGCTTTGCCAGTTCTCTGTGTGTCCTGAGTAACTGGGGCTCTGCTTTTATCATCACCAAGACCTTCCAGGACCTCATG GGTCTTCTCACCAGTGCAGGCACCTTCTGGCTGTTCTCTGGAATGTGTGCTCTAAATATCATCTTCACCACCATTTTTGTTCCGGAGACAAAAGGCAAAACCCTGGAACAGATTCAGGCATATTTCAAAGGAACACCATTATAA